In the genome of Pseudomonas protegens, one region contains:
- the pyrH gene encoding UMP kinase yields MAQQGSGYQARYKRILLKLSGEALMGSEEFGIDPKVLDRMALEVGQLVGIGVQVGLVIGGGNLFRGAALSAAGMDRVTGDHMGMLATVMNALAMRDALERANISAIVMSAISMVGVTDHYDRRKAMRHLNSKEVVIFAAGTGNPFFTTDSAACLRAIEIDADVVLKATKVDGVYTADPFKDPHAEKFDHLTYDEVLDRKLGVMDLTAICLCRDHKMPLRVFNMNKPGALLNIVHGGAEGTLIEEGEQ; encoded by the coding sequence ATGGCTCAGCAGGGCAGTGGTTATCAAGCTCGCTATAAACGCATTCTACTCAAGCTTAGCGGCGAGGCCCTGATGGGCTCGGAAGAGTTCGGGATCGACCCCAAGGTGCTCGATCGCATGGCGCTGGAAGTCGGCCAACTGGTTGGCATCGGTGTCCAGGTAGGTTTGGTGATCGGTGGTGGCAACCTGTTCCGTGGCGCCGCATTGAGCGCAGCCGGGATGGATCGGGTCACGGGCGACCACATGGGCATGCTGGCCACTGTGATGAACGCCCTGGCCATGCGCGATGCGCTGGAACGTGCGAATATCTCGGCCATCGTGATGTCCGCTATTTCGATGGTCGGTGTGACCGATCACTATGACCGTCGCAAGGCCATGCGCCACCTGAACTCCAAAGAAGTGGTGATTTTCGCGGCCGGTACCGGCAACCCGTTCTTCACTACCGACTCCGCAGCCTGCCTGCGCGCCATCGAGATCGATGCCGATGTCGTGCTCAAGGCAACCAAGGTCGACGGTGTTTACACTGCAGACCCGTTCAAGGACCCGCATGCCGAGAAGTTCGATCATCTGACTTACGATGAAGTGCTGGATCGCAAGCTGGGAGTGATGGACCTGACGGCTATCTGCCTGTGCCGCGACCACAAGATGCCGCTGCGGGTATTCAACATGAACAAGCCCGGCGCCCTGCTGAATATCGTGCACGGTGGCGCTGAAGGAACCCTGATCGAGGAAGGCGAACAATGA
- the tsf gene encoding translation elongation factor Ts, with protein MAEITAALVKELRERTGEGMMDCKKALTKAGGDIEKAIDDMRASGAIKAAKKAGNVAAEGAIAIKDDGKAAVLLEVNSQTDFLALQDDFKAFVAASVEKAFADKLTDAAPLIEAQEADRLILVGKTGENVNIRRLARVEGDVVGTYLHGNKIGVAVVLKGGSVELAKDIAMHVAASNPEFLLPSQVSAEAIEREKAVFLQLNEDKMKGKPAEIVEKMIAGRISKFLAEASLVEQAFVKDPEVTVGALAKKGGAEIVSFTRFAVGEGIEKKEDNFAEEVAAQLAAAKQQ; from the coding sequence ATGGCAGAGATTACTGCAGCGTTGGTCAAAGAACTGCGCGAGCGTACCGGCGAAGGCATGATGGATTGCAAAAAGGCCTTGACCAAGGCCGGCGGCGACATCGAGAAAGCCATTGATGACATGCGTGCTTCCGGCGCCATCAAGGCTGCCAAGAAAGCAGGCAACGTGGCTGCTGAAGGTGCTATCGCCATCAAGGACGACGGTAAAGCCGCTGTCCTGCTGGAAGTGAACTCGCAGACCGACTTCCTGGCTCTGCAGGACGACTTCAAGGCATTCGTTGCTGCCAGCGTTGAAAAAGCGTTCGCTGACAAGCTGACCGACGCCGCTCCGCTGATCGAAGCTCAAGAAGCCGATCGTCTGATCCTGGTCGGCAAGACCGGTGAGAACGTCAACATCCGTCGTCTGGCTCGCGTTGAAGGTGACGTGGTCGGTACTTACCTGCACGGTAACAAGATCGGTGTTGCGGTCGTTCTGAAGGGCGGCTCCGTTGAGCTGGCCAAAGACATCGCCATGCACGTAGCGGCAAGCAACCCTGAGTTCCTGCTGCCTTCGCAGGTTTCTGCCGAAGCCATCGAGCGCGAAAAAGCTGTGTTCCTGCAGCTGAACGAAGACAAGATGAAAGGCAAGCCAGCCGAAATCGTCGAGAAAATGATCGCTGGCCGTATCAGCAAGTTCCTGGCTGAAGCCAGCCTGGTTGAGCAAGCGTTCGTCAAGGATCCAGAAGTCACCGTAGGTGCTCTGGCCAAGAAAGGCGGTGCTGAAATCGTTTCCTTCACTCGTTTCGCCGTAGGTGAAGGCATCGAGAAGAAAGAAGACAACTTCGCTGAAGAAGTCGCTGCACAGCTGGCTGCTGCCAAGCAACAGTAA
- the rpsB gene encoding 30S ribosomal protein S2 — translation MSQVNMRDMLKAGVHFGHQTRYWNPKMGKYIFGARNKIHIINLEKTLPMFNEALTFVERLAQGKNKILFVGTKRSAGKIVAEEAARCGSPYVDHRWLGGMLTNYKTIRASIKRLRDLEVQAEDGTFAKLTKKEALMRTRDLEKLDRSLGGIKDMGGLPDALFVIDVDHERIAITEANKLGIPVIGVVDTNSSPEGVDYIIPGNDDAIRAIQLYMGSMADAVIRGRNNVAGGTEVFEEAAAPAAEA, via the coding sequence ATGTCCCAAGTCAACATGCGCGATATGCTGAAGGCCGGTGTGCACTTCGGTCACCAAACTCGTTACTGGAACCCGAAAATGGGTAAGTACATTTTCGGTGCGCGCAACAAGATTCACATCATCAACCTTGAAAAAACCCTGCCAATGTTCAACGAAGCTCTGACTTTCGTAGAGCGTTTGGCCCAGGGCAAAAACAAGATTCTGTTCGTCGGCACCAAGCGTTCCGCTGGCAAGATCGTTGCTGAAGAAGCAGCACGTTGCGGTTCGCCGTACGTCGATCACCGCTGGTTGGGCGGCATGCTGACCAACTACAAAACCATCCGTGCTTCCATCAAGCGTCTGCGTGACCTTGAAGTGCAGGCAGAAGACGGCACTTTCGCCAAGCTGACCAAGAAAGAGGCGCTGATGCGCACTCGCGATCTGGAAAAGCTGGATCGTTCCCTGGGTGGTATCAAGGACATGGGCGGCCTGCCTGACGCACTGTTCGTGATCGACGTTGATCACGAGCGCATCGCGATCACCGAAGCCAACAAGCTGGGCATCCCGGTCATCGGCGTTGTCGATACCAACAGCAGCCCGGAAGGCGTTGACTACATCATCCCAGGCAACGATGACGCCATTCGCGCCATCCAGCTGTACATGGGTTCGATGGCTGACGCTGTGATCCGTGGTCGCAACAACGTTGCTGGCGGCACCGAAGTGTTCGAAGAAGCTGCAGCACCGGCGGCTGAAGCCTGA
- the map gene encoding type I methionyl aminopeptidase, protein MTVTLKTPEDIAKMRVAGKLAAEVLEMIAEHVKPGVTTEELDRICHDYIINVQGAIPAPLNYKGFPKSICTSINHVVCHGIPNEKPLKDGDTLNIDVTVIKDGYHGDTSRMFHVGSVPVWAERLSQITQECMYKAIELVKPGCRLGDIGEVIQKHAEKNGFSVVREFCGHGIGKVFHEEPQILHYGRAGTGMELKAGMTFTIEPMINQGKADTKVLGDGWTAITKDRKLSAQWEHTLLVTETGYEIFTLRSDDTIPRVSA, encoded by the coding sequence ATGACCGTCACCCTCAAAACCCCCGAGGACATCGCAAAAATGCGTGTCGCCGGCAAACTGGCCGCCGAAGTGCTGGAAATGATTGCCGAGCATGTCAAACCCGGTGTCACCACCGAAGAACTGGACCGCATCTGCCACGACTACATCATCAATGTGCAAGGCGCCATCCCGGCACCGCTGAACTACAAGGGCTTCCCCAAGTCGATCTGCACCTCGATCAACCACGTGGTGTGCCACGGCATCCCCAATGAGAAGCCGCTGAAGGATGGCGACACCCTGAACATCGACGTCACCGTCATCAAGGACGGCTACCACGGCGACACCAGCCGCATGTTCCACGTCGGCAGCGTGCCGGTCTGGGCCGAGCGCCTGTCGCAGATCACCCAGGAGTGCATGTACAAGGCCATCGAACTGGTGAAGCCGGGCTGCCGCCTGGGCGACATCGGCGAAGTGATCCAGAAGCACGCGGAAAAGAACGGCTTCTCGGTCGTCCGCGAATTCTGCGGTCACGGCATCGGCAAGGTATTCCACGAAGAGCCGCAGATCCTGCACTACGGCCGCGCCGGCACCGGCATGGAACTCAAGGCCGGCATGACCTTCACCATCGAGCCGATGATCAACCAGGGCAAGGCCGACACCAAGGTACTGGGCGACGGCTGGACCGCCATCACCAAGGACCGCAAGCTCTCGGCGCAGTGGGAACACACCCTGCTGGTCACCGAGACCGGCTACGAGATCTTCACCCTGCGCAGCGATGACACCATCCCCCGGGTATCTGCCTGA
- a CDS encoding [protein-PII] uridylyltransferase, protein MPQVDPELFDRGQFQAELALKASPIAAFKKAIRQAREVLDNRFRSGREIRRLIEDRAWFIDNILQKAWDQFTWSKEADIALVAVGGYGRGELHPYSDIDLLILLDSADHEIFRDSIERFLTLLWDIGLEVGQSVRSVDECAEEARADLTVITNLMESRTIAGPEHLRQRMLDVTSTAHMWPSKDFFLAKRAEQKARHHKYNDTEYNLEPNVKGSPGGLRDIQTILWVARRQYGTLNLRALAGEGFLVESENALLASSQEFLWKVRYALHMLAGRAEDRLLLDHQRSIAELLGFSGEDVKQSIESFMQQYYRVVMSIAQLSDLIIQHFEEVILAPEDEAPPQPINARFQLHDGYIEAINDNVFKRTPFAMLEIFVLMAQHPEIKGVRADTIRLLREHRHLIDDDFRHDIRNTSLFIELFKCEIGIHRNLRRMNRYGILGRYLPEFGFIVGQMQHDLFHIYTVDAHTLNLIKHLRKMQYTPISEKFPLASKLMGKLPKPELIYLAGLYHDIGKGRHGDHSEIGAVDAEAFCVRHQLPLWDTRLIVWLVQNHLVMSTTAQRKDLSDPQVIHDFAQTVVDQTRLDYLYVLTVADIYATNPTLWNSWRASLLRQLYTETKRALRRGLENPVDREEQIRQTQSAALDILVRNGTDPDEVEQLWSQLGDDYFLRHTAGDVAWHSDAILQQPADGGPLVLIKEITQREFEGGTQIFIYAPDQHDFFAVTVAAMDQLNLNIHDARIITSSSQFTLDTYIVLDNDGESIGNNPQRVEQIRKGLTDALRNPDDYPTIIQRRVPRQLKHFAFEPEVTIHNDAQRPVTVLELSAPDRPGLLARIGKIFLEFDLSLQNAKIATLGERVEDVFFITDAHNQPLSDPQLCSRLQDAIVEQLSVSHEPTLETTRLSI, encoded by the coding sequence ATGCCGCAGGTGGATCCCGAACTCTTCGACCGTGGCCAGTTCCAGGCGGAACTGGCACTGAAGGCCAGCCCCATCGCCGCCTTCAAGAAAGCCATCCGCCAGGCACGGGAAGTGCTCGACAACCGCTTTCGCAGCGGACGGGAAATCCGCCGGCTGATCGAGGATCGCGCCTGGTTCATCGACAACATCCTGCAAAAGGCCTGGGACCAGTTCACCTGGAGCAAAGAGGCCGACATCGCCCTGGTGGCGGTCGGCGGCTACGGCCGCGGCGAGCTTCACCCCTATTCCGACATCGACCTGCTGATCCTCCTGGACAGCGCCGATCACGAGATCTTTCGCGACTCCATCGAACGTTTCCTCACCCTGCTCTGGGACATCGGCCTGGAAGTCGGGCAAAGCGTGCGCTCGGTGGACGAGTGCGCCGAGGAGGCCCGGGCCGACCTGACGGTGATCACCAACCTGATGGAAAGCCGCACCATCGCAGGCCCCGAGCACCTGCGCCAGCGCATGCTGGACGTCACCAGCACCGCGCACATGTGGCCGAGCAAGGACTTCTTCCTGGCCAAGCGCGCCGAACAGAAGGCCCGCCACCACAAGTACAACGACACCGAATACAACCTGGAGCCCAACGTCAAAGGCTCCCCCGGCGGCCTACGGGATATCCAGACCATTCTCTGGGTCGCCCGGCGCCAGTACGGCACCCTGAACCTGCGGGCCCTGGCCGGCGAAGGCTTCCTGGTGGAAAGCGAAAACGCCCTGCTGGCCTCCTCCCAGGAGTTCCTGTGGAAGGTCCGCTACGCCCTGCACATGCTCGCCGGTCGCGCCGAAGACCGTCTGCTGCTGGATCACCAACGCTCCATCGCCGAGCTGCTGGGTTTCAGCGGTGAAGACGTCAAGCAGTCGATTGAAAGCTTCATGCAACAGTACTACCGGGTGGTGATGAGCATCGCCCAGTTGAGCGACCTGATCATCCAGCACTTCGAAGAGGTGATCCTCGCCCCCGAGGACGAAGCCCCGCCACAGCCGATCAACGCGCGCTTCCAACTGCACGACGGCTACATCGAGGCGATCAACGACAACGTGTTCAAACGCACGCCGTTCGCCATGCTGGAAATCTTCGTGCTGATGGCCCAGCACCCGGAGATCAAAGGCGTGCGCGCCGACACCATCCGCCTGCTGCGTGAGCACCGGCACCTGATCGACGATGACTTCCGTCACGATATCCGCAACACCAGCCTGTTTATCGAACTGTTCAAATGCGAGATCGGCATCCACCGCAACCTGCGGCGGATGAACCGCTACGGCATCCTCGGGCGCTACCTGCCGGAGTTCGGCTTCATCGTCGGACAGATGCAGCACGACCTGTTCCACATCTATACCGTGGACGCCCACACGCTGAATCTGATCAAGCACCTGCGCAAGATGCAGTACACGCCGATCTCCGAGAAATTCCCCCTGGCCAGCAAGCTCATGGGCAAGCTGCCCAAGCCCGAGCTGATCTACCTGGCCGGCCTCTACCATGACATCGGCAAGGGCCGCCACGGCGACCACTCGGAGATCGGCGCGGTGGATGCCGAGGCCTTCTGCGTGCGCCATCAACTGCCTCTGTGGGACACCCGGCTGATCGTCTGGCTGGTGCAGAACCACCTGGTGATGTCCACCACCGCCCAGCGCAAGGACCTGTCCGACCCGCAGGTGATCCACGACTTCGCCCAGACCGTGGTCGACCAGACCCGCCTCGACTACCTCTACGTACTGACGGTCGCCGACATCTACGCCACCAACCCGACCCTGTGGAACTCCTGGCGCGCCAGTCTGTTACGCCAGCTCTACACCGAAACCAAGCGTGCCCTGCGCCGCGGCCTGGAAAACCCGGTGGACCGCGAAGAGCAGATCCGCCAGACCCAGAGCGCCGCCCTGGACATCCTGGTGCGCAACGGCACCGACCCGGACGAAGTCGAGCAACTCTGGTCGCAACTGGGAGACGACTACTTCCTGCGCCACACCGCCGGCGATGTGGCCTGGCACAGCGATGCGATCCTCCAGCAACCGGCCGATGGCGGGCCACTGGTGCTGATCAAGGAAATCACCCAACGCGAGTTCGAGGGCGGCACCCAGATCTTCATCTACGCCCCGGACCAGCACGACTTCTTCGCGGTGACCGTGGCCGCCATGGACCAGCTCAACCTGAACATCCATGACGCACGCATCATCACCTCCAGCAGCCAGTTCACCCTCGACACCTACATCGTCTTGGACAACGACGGCGAATCCATCGGCAACAACCCGCAGCGGGTCGAGCAGATCCGCAAGGGCCTGACCGACGCCCTGCGCAACCCCGACGATTACCCGACCATCATCCAGCGCCGGGTGCCGCGCCAGCTCAAGCACTTTGCCTTCGAGCCCGAGGTGACCATCCACAACGACGCCCAGCGCCCGGTGACCGTGCTCGAACTCAGCGCCCCGGACCGCCCTGGCCTGCTGGCGCGGATCGGCAAGATCTTCCTGGAGTTCGACCTGTCGCTGCAGAATGCCAAGATCGCCACCCTGGGCGAGCGCGTGGAAGACGTGTTCTTCATTACCGATGCGCACAACCAGCCTCTTTCCGACCCCCAGCTGTGCAGCCGCTTGCAGGATGCGATCGTCGAACAGTTGAGTGTCAGCCACGAACCGACTCTCGAAACGACCCGCCTGAGCATCTGA
- the dapC gene encoding succinyldiaminopimelate transaminase yields the protein MNNALNQLQPYPFEKLRALLGTVTPNPDKRPIALSIGEPKHRSPSFVAEALASNLDQMAVYPTTLGIPALREAIGGWCERRFGVPSGWIDPARNVLPVNGTREALFAFTQTVVNRGDDALVVSPNPFYQIYEGAAFLAGAKPHYLPCLDENGFNPDFDAVPAEIWQRCQILFLCSPGNPTGALIPLDTLKNLIALADEYDFVIAADECYSELYFDEQTPPPGLLSACVELGRKDFKRCVVFHSLSKRSNLPGLRSGFVAGDAEILKGFLLYRTYHGCAMPVQTQLASVAAWNDEVHVRANRALYREKFDAVLAILAPVMDVQRPDGSFYLWPNVAGDDAAFCRDLFEQEHVTVVPGSYLSRDVDGTNPGAGRVRMALVAPLAECVEAAERIRDFVLRRA from the coding sequence ATGAACAACGCTCTGAACCAGTTGCAGCCCTACCCGTTCGAAAAGCTGCGGGCCCTGCTCGGCACCGTGACGCCCAACCCGGACAAGCGCCCCATCGCCCTGTCCATCGGCGAGCCCAAGCACCGCTCGCCGAGTTTTGTCGCCGAAGCCCTGGCCAGCAACCTCGATCAGATGGCGGTCTACCCCACGACCCTGGGCATCCCGGCCCTGCGTGAAGCCATCGGCGGCTGGTGCGAGCGACGCTTTGGCGTGCCAAGCGGCTGGATCGACCCGGCGCGCAACGTGTTGCCGGTCAACGGCACCCGCGAAGCCCTGTTCGCCTTCACCCAGACCGTGGTCAACCGCGGCGACGACGCCCTGGTGGTCAGCCCCAACCCGTTCTATCAGATCTACGAAGGCGCAGCCTTCCTCGCCGGAGCCAAGCCGCACTACCTGCCGTGCCTGGACGAAAACGGCTTCAACCCGGATTTCGACGCCGTACCGGCCGAGATCTGGCAGCGCTGCCAGATCCTCTTCCTGTGCTCCCCGGGCAACCCCACCGGCGCACTGATTCCGCTGGACACCCTGAAAAATCTGATCGCCCTGGCCGACGAATACGACTTCGTGATCGCCGCAGACGAGTGCTACAGCGAGCTGTACTTCGACGAACAGACCCCGCCGCCGGGCCTGCTCAGCGCCTGCGTCGAACTGGGCCGCAAGGACTTCAAGCGTTGCGTGGTGTTCCACAGCCTGTCCAAGCGCTCCAACCTGCCGGGCCTGCGCTCCGGCTTCGTGGCCGGCGACGCCGAGATCCTCAAGGGCTTCCTGCTGTACCGCACCTACCACGGCTGCGCCATGCCGGTGCAGACCCAACTGGCCAGCGTCGCCGCCTGGAACGACGAAGTGCACGTGCGCGCCAACCGCGCCCTGTACCGCGAGAAGTTCGACGCGGTGCTGGCGATCCTCGCGCCGGTGATGGACGTGCAGCGCCCGGACGGCAGCTTCTACCTGTGGCCGAACGTGGCCGGGGATGACGCCGCCTTCTGCCGCGACCTGTTCGAGCAGGAGCACGTGACCGTGGTTCCGGGCTCTTATCTGTCGCGGGATGTGGACGGCACCAACCCCGGTGCCGGACGTGTGCGCATGGCGCTGGTCGCGCCGCTGGCGGAGTGTGTGGAAGCCGCGGAACGGATTCGCGATTTCGTGTTGCGTCGCGCGTGA
- a CDS encoding Na+/H+ antiporter, with the protein MQTAYTVLILLMLVSLSRLVGRVIPLPLPLVQIIAGALLAWPTLGLHVALDPELFLFLFLPPLLFSDGWRMPKREFWRLRGPILTLAVGLVLFTVVGAGYFIHWLLPTIPLPVAFALAAVLSPTDAVAVSAISQNRLPTPLMHMLQGEALMNDASGLVTFKFALVAAVTGVFSLANASLTFVLVAVGGLAVGVALSWLVGRLRAWMIARGWDDPATHVVFMLLLPFAAYVLAERLGASGILSAVAAGMMQSWLDLLPRQTSTRLLNRSVWSLLEFAFNGLIFLLLGLQLPDIIKAVVSHETSLWPTLFYRCLDVLAIFLVLLVLRFIWVQSIWRLSGLLRRWRGKGELTLVPTARSCWLLTVGGVRGAVTLAGVMSVPLLLGAGEAFPERDLLIFIAAGVILLSLVAACIALPLLLRGIVKSPDDKRRGEVRDAWRKTAEAAIHALEAEEVAETSEVPDAAQAALATELKGRLMAEYRHQLEVYNDSAEAQALALQMDLLERRLRLKALRAQRLELYRLSRHHQIGDDVLREVLADLDLSEANLGVVK; encoded by the coding sequence ATGCAGACTGCCTATACCGTCCTCATCCTGCTGATGCTGGTGAGCCTGTCGCGGCTGGTGGGCCGGGTGATTCCATTGCCCTTGCCCCTGGTACAGATTATCGCCGGGGCCTTGCTGGCCTGGCCGACCCTGGGTTTGCATGTGGCCCTGGACCCGGAATTGTTCCTCTTCCTGTTCCTGCCACCGCTGCTGTTTTCCGATGGCTGGCGCATGCCCAAGCGTGAATTCTGGCGTTTGCGGGGGCCGATCCTGACCCTGGCGGTGGGTTTGGTGCTGTTTACCGTGGTCGGTGCCGGGTATTTCATTCACTGGCTGCTGCCGACCATTCCTCTGCCGGTGGCTTTCGCCCTGGCCGCGGTGCTGTCGCCCACCGACGCCGTGGCGGTGTCGGCGATTTCCCAGAACCGTCTGCCGACCCCGCTGATGCACATGCTCCAGGGCGAGGCCTTGATGAACGACGCCTCGGGCCTGGTGACCTTCAAGTTCGCCCTGGTGGCGGCCGTGACCGGGGTGTTTTCCCTGGCCAATGCCAGCCTGACCTTTGTCCTGGTGGCGGTGGGCGGGCTGGCGGTCGGCGTGGCCCTGAGCTGGTTGGTCGGGCGCCTGCGTGCCTGGATGATCGCCCGCGGCTGGGACGACCCGGCGACCCATGTGGTGTTCATGCTGCTGTTGCCGTTCGCCGCTTATGTGCTGGCCGAACGCCTGGGGGCCTCGGGCATCCTTTCCGCCGTGGCGGCGGGGATGATGCAGAGCTGGCTCGACCTGCTGCCGCGCCAGACCAGCACCCGGCTGCTCAATCGCAGTGTCTGGTCGTTGCTGGAGTTTGCCTTCAACGGGTTGATTTTCCTGCTCTTGGGACTGCAACTGCCGGACATCATCAAGGCCGTGGTCAGTCATGAAACCTCACTCTGGCCGACCCTGTTCTATCGCTGCCTGGATGTGCTGGCGATTTTCCTGGTGCTGCTGGTATTGCGCTTTATCTGGGTGCAGAGCATCTGGCGCCTGTCCGGGCTGTTGCGGCGCTGGCGTGGCAAGGGCGAACTGACCCTGGTGCCCACCGCGCGTTCCTGCTGGCTGCTTACCGTGGGCGGGGTGCGCGGGGCGGTGACCCTGGCGGGCGTGATGTCGGTGCCGCTATTGCTCGGTGCTGGCGAAGCCTTCCCCGAGCGCGACCTGCTGATCTTCATTGCCGCCGGGGTGATCCTGCTGTCCCTGGTGGCGGCCTGCATCGCCTTGCCGCTGCTGTTGCGCGGCATTGTCAAAAGCCCTGACGACAAGCGCCGCGGCGAAGTTCGCGATGCCTGGCGCAAGACCGCCGAGGCGGCGATCCATGCCCTGGAAGCCGAGGAAGTGGCCGAAACCAGTGAGGTTCCGGATGCGGCCCAAGCGGCGCTGGCCACTGAACTCAAGGGACGCTTGATGGCCGAGTACCGGCATCAGTTGGAGGTCTACAACGACTCCGCCGAGGCCCAGGCCCTGGCGTTGCAGATGGACTTGCTGGAGCGCCGCCTGCGGCTCAAGGCCCTGCGCGCGCAACGCCTGGAGCTGTACCGTCTGAGCCGACATCACCAGATTGGTGACGACGTACTGCGTGAGGTGTTGGCGGACCTGGATTTGAGCGAGGCGAATCTGGGGGTGGTGAAGTGA
- a CDS encoding arsenate reductase — MKKARTWLDEHAVSYDFHDYKTSGIDREHLNQWCDEHGWQVVLNRAGTTFRKLDDESKADLDQAKAVELMLAQPSMIKRPVLDLGDKTLIGFKPDLYAAALK; from the coding sequence ATGAAAAAGGCGCGCACCTGGCTCGATGAACACGCTGTCAGCTATGACTTCCACGATTACAAAACCTCCGGCATTGACCGTGAGCACCTGAACCAATGGTGCGACGAGCACGGTTGGCAGGTGGTGTTGAACCGCGCAGGCACGACCTTTCGCAAACTCGATGACGAAAGCAAAGCCGATCTCGACCAGGCGAAAGCCGTTGAACTGATGCTCGCGCAACCCTCGATGATCAAGCGCCCGGTGCTCGATCTCGGAGACAAGACCCTGATTGGCTTCAAGCCAGACCTTTACGCAGCGGCGCTCAAGTAA